In Anaeromyxobacter sp., the following proteins share a genomic window:
- a CDS encoding CAP domain-containing protein, which produces MPHPLPSPGARALAAAAALLTLAGCAGVAGLTEVNKRLPGTIAAGALTPGRPAAAQFGPDASYRCPVNAAATEAYAKVEATAKASDSPLPVADGQLCALAEALLGWEDDQAVPPSVSAFLAQYFGLASPVASIMVKTIMTASDGEPGKAKIEDPRQIGGSLADSVIAYGLKVPSPRYGLATMRLGTNRTKAVLVLQNGLVALDPLPRRLEAGQKAAVTGALTGELENPKLLISDAQGRLTTLEQPPGRAFKGEVACDRPGRIVVEVRGEEMGNERVLATVPVACGLPLATSAPVAEPAWPTEPAALEKKMAGLIDAERAAAGLPALTWSEPVEKIARALSEAMRDGAKGGVTAVPVNIVQRLGEADIQAPVILQNPAAAVGADQAHDRLLASPSHRANVMSTEVTHGGLGVAVGTDASGRSITYLTQLFIRIQPPPDVPAMKQAIRDAIAKKRAADKQAALTADAGLEKLANEYAAAVAAAGGPPPKATTEQLNRALQKAYKNINLLVDARLDPSDFAEDSDALGTGRLLGLGGALGRHPRLGKNTLFVVLIVANKLGK; this is translated from the coding sequence GTGCCCCACCCCCTGCCCTCACCGGGCGCCCGCGCACTCGCCGCGGCCGCCGCCCTGCTCACCCTGGCCGGCTGCGCCGGCGTCGCCGGCCTCACCGAGGTGAACAAGCGCCTGCCCGGCACCATCGCGGCCGGCGCCCTCACCCCCGGCCGGCCCGCCGCGGCCCAGTTCGGCCCCGACGCCAGCTACCGGTGCCCCGTCAACGCCGCCGCCACCGAGGCCTACGCCAAGGTGGAGGCCACGGCCAAGGCCAGCGACTCGCCGCTGCCGGTGGCCGACGGCCAGCTCTGCGCGCTGGCCGAAGCGCTGCTCGGCTGGGAGGACGACCAGGCCGTGCCCCCCTCGGTCAGCGCCTTCCTGGCGCAGTACTTCGGCCTGGCCTCGCCGGTGGCCTCGATCATGGTGAAGACCATCATGACCGCCAGCGACGGTGAGCCGGGCAAGGCCAAGATCGAGGACCCGCGCCAGATCGGCGGCTCCCTGGCCGACTCCGTCATCGCCTACGGGCTCAAGGTGCCGTCGCCGCGCTACGGCCTGGCCACCATGCGCCTGGGCACCAACCGCACCAAGGCGGTGCTGGTGCTGCAGAACGGCCTGGTGGCGCTCGACCCGCTGCCGCGCCGCCTGGAGGCGGGCCAGAAGGCCGCCGTGACCGGGGCGCTCACCGGGGAGCTGGAGAACCCCAAGCTGCTGATCTCCGACGCCCAGGGCCGGCTCACCACCCTGGAGCAGCCGCCCGGCCGCGCCTTCAAGGGCGAGGTGGCCTGCGACCGGCCCGGACGCATCGTGGTGGAGGTGCGCGGCGAGGAGATGGGCAACGAGCGGGTGCTGGCCACCGTGCCGGTGGCCTGCGGCCTGCCCCTGGCCACCTCGGCGCCGGTGGCCGAGCCGGCCTGGCCCACCGAGCCGGCCGCCCTGGAGAAGAAGATGGCCGGGCTCATCGACGCCGAGCGGGCCGCGGCCGGCCTGCCGGCGCTGACCTGGTCCGAGCCGGTGGAGAAGATCGCCCGGGCCCTCTCCGAGGCCATGCGCGACGGCGCCAAGGGCGGGGTCACCGCCGTGCCGGTCAACATCGTGCAGCGGCTCGGCGAGGCCGACATCCAGGCCCCGGTCATCCTGCAGAACCCGGCCGCCGCGGTGGGGGCCGACCAGGCCCACGATCGGCTGCTGGCCAGCCCGAGCCACCGCGCCAACGTCATGTCCACCGAGGTGACCCACGGCGGCCTGGGCGTGGCCGTCGGCACCGACGCCAGCGGCCGCTCCATCACCTACCTGACCCAGCTCTTCATCCGCATCCAGCCGCCGCCCGACGTCCCGGCCATGAAGCAGGCCATCCGCGACGCCATCGCGAAGAAGCGGGCGGCCGACAAGCAGGCCGCGCTGACGGCCGATGCGGGGCTGGAGAAGCTGGCCAACGAGTACGCCGCCGCCGTGGCGGCCGCCGGCGGCCCGCCGCCCAAGGCCACCACCGAGCAGCTCAACCGTGCCCTGCAGAAGGCCTACAAGAACATCAACCTGCTGGTGGACGCCCGGCTCGACCCCTCCGACTTCGCCGAGGACTCCGACGCCCTGGGCACCGGCCGGCTGCTCGGGCTGGGCGGGGCGCTGGGCC
- a CDS encoding TonB-dependent receptor, which produces MQLARLAPLALLFAGVASAQTTGTITGVVTDGSNGQPVVGALVTATSPAAPGEQTVVTDAKGSFTIANLPAGRYKLAASADGYKSELRADLALGENVTLRANLAVVPEAVQMEEVVVTGSRIRRKDLTTPAPVSIMTREAVVASGKVSIGDFLQSMPEQGNAINTQYNNSGNGTTTISLRSLGAGRTLVLVNGRRFVPGGDGADSTVDLNSIPTSAIERIEVLKDGASAVYGSDAVAGVVNIILRKRFNGTEVTAFAGTSGHNDGQIYDVNFTTGTGTEKGNILFSGGYYEQKTVWAGDRDFAATALTLDYASGETIPGGSSAVPNGRFRVDPDACTTQACIDLAAATPGTGAANFIVVPGAGGADPTFRPYVAATDAYNFQPENYLVTPQKRVSLFATGDTNLGNVARGYFEASYVNRKSSQKLAPEPLFTVNFGVPISADSFYNPFGVDIADARRRLVEFGNRDFTQDITTFRVVTGLDGSFGDWAGPLSGWTWDASYNFGRTQGVNTTNGTLRVPRIAAAIGPSMIDPATGAPVCVQTAGDLNTQITGCTPLNMLGGVGSITQEQVLGLGFFGTDLGLTQQEIVQVGVSGELFKLFSDRAAGLALGFDWRNERGFDKPNPITGSGENSGNNYFATEGGYEVTEGYGELSIPLINNVPFAQDLELTAAARIFNYSTFGSDNTYKFGLTWQPVSDVTLRGTYSTAFRAPTISALFSGQADNFAQVSDPCGGGLALPNPADPNDPILTNPNSTYNRCLADGAIAPNTTNGDDRDQLRSTTGGNPDLTPETAKIFTVGAVFLPRWVPNLSLTVDYYSIDLTNSISSIGEGTIISNCYPLPTEERKYCGKITRDPGTGLITNIANLNENIGGTKTAGLDVSLKYTLPTDVAGQFRFGVDGTYLQYYDDTLADGTVIKNAGTYDQSLAMPRYKANASVLWSMSDLGAGLSGRYIGTFKECADPDGLSGAGGLCYVDATLSRQVETYMTFDGYVTYGFSSVAGKTAVTVGAQNLLDRKPAKVYNGFLASSDASTYDYMGRYVYARLSQSF; this is translated from the coding sequence ATGCAGCTTGCGCGTCTCGCGCCGCTCGCGCTGCTGTTCGCGGGTGTGGCGTCCGCGCAGACCACCGGTACCATCACCGGCGTCGTGACCGACGGCTCCAACGGCCAGCCGGTCGTGGGCGCCCTCGTCACCGCCACCAGCCCGGCCGCCCCCGGCGAGCAGACGGTCGTGACCGACGCCAAGGGCTCGTTCACCATCGCCAACCTTCCGGCCGGCAGGTACAAGCTGGCCGCCTCCGCCGACGGCTACAAGTCGGAGCTCCGCGCCGACCTGGCCCTGGGTGAGAACGTCACCCTGCGCGCCAACCTGGCCGTGGTCCCCGAGGCCGTGCAGATGGAGGAGGTGGTCGTCACCGGCTCCCGCATCCGCCGCAAGGACCTCACCACGCCGGCCCCGGTGAGCATCATGACCCGCGAGGCCGTGGTCGCCTCCGGCAAGGTCTCCATCGGCGACTTCCTCCAGTCGATGCCCGAGCAGGGCAACGCCATCAACACCCAGTACAACAACAGCGGCAACGGCACGACCACCATCAGCCTGCGCTCCCTGGGCGCCGGCCGCACCCTGGTGCTCGTGAACGGCCGGCGGTTCGTGCCGGGCGGCGACGGCGCCGACTCCACCGTCGACCTGAACTCCATCCCCACCTCGGCCATCGAGCGGATCGAGGTCCTCAAGGACGGCGCCTCCGCCGTGTACGGCTCCGACGCCGTGGCCGGCGTGGTCAACATCATCCTGCGCAAGCGCTTCAACGGCACCGAGGTCACGGCCTTCGCCGGCACCTCCGGCCATAACGACGGCCAGATCTACGACGTGAACTTCACCACCGGCACCGGCACCGAGAAGGGCAACATCCTCTTCTCCGGCGGCTACTACGAGCAGAAGACCGTCTGGGCCGGCGACCGCGACTTCGCCGCCACCGCCCTGACCCTCGACTACGCCTCCGGCGAGACCATCCCCGGCGGCTCCTCGGCCGTGCCGAACGGCCGCTTCCGCGTCGATCCGGACGCCTGCACCACCCAGGCCTGCATCGATCTCGCCGCCGCCACCCCGGGCACCGGCGCGGCCAACTTCATCGTGGTGCCGGGCGCGGGCGGGGCCGATCCGACCTTCCGCCCCTACGTCGCCGCCACCGACGCCTACAACTTCCAGCCCGAGAACTACCTCGTCACCCCGCAGAAGCGCGTCAGCCTCTTCGCCACCGGCGACACCAACCTGGGCAACGTGGCCCGCGGCTACTTCGAGGCGTCGTACGTGAACCGCAAGTCGTCCCAGAAGCTGGCGCCCGAGCCGCTCTTCACCGTCAACTTCGGCGTGCCCATCTCGGCCGACAGCTTCTACAACCCGTTCGGCGTGGACATCGCCGACGCCCGCCGCCGCCTGGTGGAGTTCGGCAACCGCGACTTCACCCAGGACATCACCACCTTCCGCGTGGTCACCGGCCTCGACGGCTCCTTCGGCGACTGGGCCGGCCCGCTCTCCGGCTGGACCTGGGACGCCTCCTACAACTTCGGCCGCACCCAGGGGGTCAACACCACCAACGGCACCCTGCGCGTCCCGCGCATCGCCGCCGCCATCGGCCCGTCGATGATCGATCCGGCCACCGGCGCCCCGGTCTGCGTGCAGACCGCGGGTGACCTCAACACCCAGATCACCGGCTGCACCCCGCTCAACATGCTGGGCGGCGTCGGCTCCATCACCCAGGAGCAGGTGCTCGGCCTCGGCTTCTTCGGCACCGACCTCGGCCTGACCCAGCAGGAGATCGTCCAGGTGGGCGTGTCGGGTGAGCTCTTCAAGCTCTTCTCGGATCGCGCGGCCGGCCTGGCCCTCGGCTTCGACTGGCGCAACGAGCGCGGCTTCGACAAGCCGAACCCCATCACCGGCTCCGGCGAGAACTCGGGCAACAACTACTTCGCCACCGAGGGCGGCTACGAGGTCACCGAGGGCTACGGCGAGCTCAGCATCCCGCTCATCAACAACGTCCCGTTCGCCCAGGACCTGGAGCTGACCGCGGCCGCCCGCATCTTCAACTACTCCACGTTCGGCAGCGACAACACCTACAAGTTCGGCCTCACCTGGCAGCCGGTGTCCGACGTGACCCTGCGCGGCACCTACTCGACGGCGTTCCGCGCGCCCACCATCAGCGCCCTGTTCTCCGGCCAGGCCGACAACTTCGCCCAGGTCTCGGATCCGTGCGGCGGCGGGCTGGCGCTTCCGAATCCGGCCGATCCGAACGACCCCATCCTCACCAACCCGAACTCCACCTACAATCGGTGCCTCGCCGACGGCGCCATCGCCCCGAACACCACCAACGGCGACGACCGGGACCAGCTGCGCTCCACCACCGGCGGCAACCCGGACCTGACCCCGGAGACGGCCAAGATCTTCACGGTCGGCGCCGTCTTCCTGCCGCGCTGGGTGCCGAACCTGTCGCTCACGGTCGACTACTACTCGATCGATCTCACCAACTCGATCTCGTCCATCGGTGAGGGCACCATCATCAGCAACTGCTACCCGCTCCCCACGGAGGAACGCAAGTACTGCGGGAAGATCACCCGCGATCCGGGCACCGGCCTCATCACCAACATCGCCAACCTGAACGAGAACATCGGCGGCACCAAGACGGCCGGCCTCGACGTCTCGCTCAAGTACACGCTGCCCACCGACGTGGCCGGCCAGTTCCGGTTCGGCGTGGACGGCACCTACCTGCAGTACTACGACGACACGCTGGCTGACGGCACGGTCATCAAGAACGCCGGCACCTACGACCAGTCGCTCGCCATGCCGCGGTACAAGGCCAACGCCTCGGTGCTCTGGTCGATGAGCGACCTGGGCGCCGGCCTGAGCGGCCGCTACATCGGCACGTTCAAGGAGTGCGCTGACCCCGACGGGCTCTCCGGCGCCGGCGGCCTCTGCTACGTCGACGCCACGCTGTCCCGCCAGGTCGAGACCTACATGACCTTCGACGGGTACGTCACCTACGGGTTCTCCTCGGTGGCCGGCAAGACCGCGGTGACCGTGGGCGCGCAGAACCTGCTCGATCGCAAGCCCGCCAAGGTCTACAACGGCTTCCTGGCGAGCTCCGACGCCTCGACCTACGACTACATGGGCCGCTACGTCTACGCCCGTCTGTCGCAGTCGTTCTAG
- a CDS encoding MotA/TolQ/ExbB proton channel family protein translates to MSLHIFETVQQLVLAQATSAGTPQLDFSLTGMVKSIEGFGIVVAGILAIMSVYSLGVVAERIFTYSRANRASRRFLEALQPLLKEHQFEAAIELAKKEKVGHLPRVLGLAIGEYKNGLEALRSKGPHDVGHFDIIDAVNRAIERSSLRTVNELRRGLGALATIGSTAPFVGLLGTVWGIIKAFQKMAIEGGGGLGTVSGAIAEALINTAFGLLVAIPAVMFFNNLTNRVEEMQVDITDSATELVDFFMKEGR, encoded by the coding sequence ATGTCGCTCCACATCTTCGAGACCGTCCAGCAGCTCGTCCTCGCCCAGGCCACCTCGGCCGGCACCCCCCAGCTCGACTTCTCCCTGACGGGGATGGTCAAGTCCATCGAGGGCTTCGGCATCGTGGTGGCCGGCATCCTGGCCATCATGTCCGTCTACTCCCTGGGCGTGGTGGCGGAGCGCATCTTCACCTACTCCCGGGCCAACCGGGCCTCGCGCCGCTTCCTGGAGGCGCTGCAGCCGCTCCTCAAGGAGCACCAGTTCGAGGCGGCCATCGAGCTCGCCAAGAAGGAGAAGGTCGGCCACCTGCCCCGCGTGCTCGGCCTGGCCATCGGCGAGTACAAGAACGGCCTGGAGGCGCTGCGCAGCAAGGGCCCCCACGACGTGGGCCACTTCGACATCATCGACGCCGTCAACCGGGCCATCGAGCGGAGCTCGCTGCGCACCGTCAACGAGCTGCGCCGCGGCCTGGGCGCCCTGGCCACCATCGGCTCGACCGCCCCGTTCGTCGGCCTCCTCGGCACGGTGTGGGGCATCATCAAGGCCTTCCAGAAGATGGCCATCGAGGGCGGCGGCGGGCTCGGCACCGTGTCCGGCGCCATCGCCGAGGCGCTCATCAACACCGCCTTCGGCCTGCTGGTCGCCATCCCGGCCGTGATGTTCTTCAACAACCTCACCAACCGGGTCGAGGAGATGCAGGTGGACATCACCGACTCGGCCACCGAGCTGGTCGACTTCTTCATGAAGGAAGGGCGCTAG
- a CDS encoding biopolymer transporter ExbD, whose translation MSMDVGSKSVRSDINVTPLVDVVLVLLIIFMVITPMLQRGKPVTLPEAKHVSTLGKGGDPILLSVTKDGRVWLDGELHSKEEVKDDQISAEVTLEIQARPTVPIMVKIDRDVPYKRVREVVLEVSKTHVMGVSLAASKVDDGSEEPAAGAPAGEKAEGK comes from the coding sequence ATGTCCATGGACGTCGGCTCCAAGTCAGTCAGGAGCGACATCAACGTCACGCCGCTGGTCGACGTGGTGCTGGTGCTCCTCATCATCTTCATGGTCATCACGCCCATGCTGCAGCGCGGCAAGCCGGTGACGCTGCCGGAGGCCAAGCACGTCTCCACGCTCGGCAAGGGCGGCGACCCCATCCTGCTCTCGGTCACCAAGGACGGGCGGGTCTGGCTGGACGGCGAGCTGCACTCCAAGGAGGAGGTCAAGGACGACCAGATCTCCGCCGAGGTCACCCTGGAGATCCAGGCGCGCCCCACCGTGCCCATCATGGTGAAGATCGATCGTGACGTGCCGTACAAGCGGGTCCGCGAGGTGGTGCTGGAGGTCAGCAAGACGCACGTCATGGGCGTCTCCCTGGCGGCCTCCAAGGTCGACGACGGCTCCGAGGAGCCGGCCGCGGGCGCCCCGGCGGGCGAGAAGGCGGAGGGCAAGTAG
- a CDS encoding biopolymer transporter ExbD, which yields MGMALGTKKPTSDINVTPLIDVVLVLLIIFMVLTPLAEKQKYTRVPEYQPEAQPVPPDSVPPDQTVLTALPNGMVLLNKQLMTLEQAAVKLEPNYDGRPSKVLFFNADDKTHYGVAMAALDMAHGAGVNTIGLMTDPPLVTAEAPADGAPAEAPPPTP from the coding sequence ATGGGAATGGCACTCGGCACCAAGAAGCCCACCTCCGACATCAACGTCACGCCGCTCATCGACGTGGTGCTGGTGCTCCTGATCATCTTCATGGTGCTCACGCCGCTGGCGGAGAAGCAGAAGTACACCCGCGTGCCGGAGTACCAGCCGGAGGCGCAGCCGGTCCCGCCCGACTCCGTGCCGCCCGACCAGACGGTGCTGACGGCGCTGCCCAACGGCATGGTGCTGCTCAACAAGCAGCTCATGACGCTGGAGCAGGCGGCCGTGAAGCTGGAGCCCAACTACGACGGGCGCCCGTCCAAGGTGCTGTTCTTCAACGCCGACGACAAGACGCACTATGGCGTGGCCATGGCGGCGCTCGACATGGCCCACGGGGCCGGCGTCAATACCATCGGCCTGATGACCGACCCGCCGCTGGTGACCGCCGAGGCCCCGGCCGACGGGGCGCCGGCCGAGGCCCCGCCCCCGACGCCCTGA
- a CDS encoding RNA pseudouridine synthase, with product MRRTVILPAAVEGRLDRALADALGLGRAALKRAFALGEVRVAGRRARAADPAAPGQEVVLEVEGPRGPPEPEPEVPLAVLLEHPRFLVVDKPAGVAVHPLRPGERGTLANAVVARYPECAAASLDPREGGAAQRLDLETSGCILFARDRDAWERLHDQLRRRSVEKVYLALVEGRVAAGGVCTAPLAQRGSRVVPAPDAEAEDRLRQQGFSPRPAETRWEVERRFQRQTLLRVRITTGAMHQIRAHLALQGHPVSGDQLYGGEAAALPGLGRHALHAARLGFESPDGGRVVVECPLPPELEALLAGLTPA from the coding sequence GTGCGACGCACCGTCATCCTCCCCGCCGCCGTCGAGGGCCGGCTCGACCGGGCGCTGGCCGACGCCCTCGGCCTGGGGCGCGCCGCCCTGAAGCGCGCCTTCGCCCTCGGCGAGGTGCGGGTGGCCGGTCGGCGCGCCCGCGCCGCCGACCCGGCCGCGCCCGGGCAGGAGGTGGTGCTGGAGGTGGAGGGGCCGCGCGGCCCGCCGGAGCCGGAGCCGGAGGTGCCGCTGGCCGTGCTGCTCGAGCACCCGCGCTTCCTGGTGGTGGACAAGCCGGCCGGCGTGGCGGTGCACCCGCTCAGGCCCGGCGAGCGCGGCACGCTGGCCAACGCGGTGGTGGCCCGCTACCCGGAGTGCGCCGCGGCCTCGCTCGATCCGCGCGAGGGCGGCGCGGCGCAGCGGCTCGACCTCGAGACCAGCGGCTGCATCCTCTTCGCCCGCGACCGGGACGCCTGGGAGCGGCTGCACGACCAGCTGCGCCGCCGCTCCGTCGAGAAGGTCTACCTGGCGCTGGTGGAGGGCCGGGTGGCGGCCGGCGGCGTCTGCACCGCGCCGCTGGCGCAGCGGGGGAGCCGGGTGGTGCCGGCGCCCGACGCCGAGGCCGAGGACCGGCTGCGCCAGCAGGGCTTCTCGCCCCGGCCCGCCGAGACGCGATGGGAGGTGGAGCGCCGCTTCCAGCGCCAGACGCTGCTGCGGGTGCGCATCACCACCGGCGCCATGCACCAGATCCGCGCCCACCTGGCCCTGCAGGGCCACCCGGTGAGCGGCGACCAGCTCTACGGCGGCGAGGCGGCGGCGCTGCCCGGGCTGGGCCGCCACGCCCTGCACGCGGCCAGGCTCGGCTTCGAGTCGCCCGACGGCGGCCGGGTGGTGGTGGAGTGCCCGCTGCCGCCCGAGCTCGAGGCGCTGCTGGCCGGCCTGACGCCCGCCTGA
- a CDS encoding YhbY family RNA-binding protein gives MPAPTNPKKQSLMAASPLRKTLRGAGHHLSPVVQVGKEGATPAVARALDEQLLAHELIKVKVGSESPEDRFEVAAWLAALPGVQVAQLIGRVVLLYRKHPERPRFEKGPPVARRAEPAPAPARPARPRKPRGAFGGGDRPARGERPPRGDRPFRGGRPEREERPARGGRPERGERPPRGDRPTRDERPARAGWQPRGERTARAGRPAREERSPRVGRPAREERPPRAGRPPRGERPTRDARPGRPARPAGGRPPKRTGRTPRR, from the coding sequence GTGCCCGCTCCGACCAACCCGAAGAAGCAGTCCCTCATGGCCGCCTCGCCCCTGCGCAAGACGCTGCGCGGCGCCGGCCACCACCTCTCGCCGGTGGTGCAGGTCGGCAAGGAGGGGGCCACGCCGGCGGTGGCCAGGGCGCTCGACGAGCAGCTCCTGGCCCACGAGCTCATCAAGGTGAAGGTCGGCTCGGAGAGCCCGGAGGACCGCTTCGAGGTGGCCGCCTGGCTGGCGGCGCTGCCCGGGGTCCAGGTGGCCCAGCTCATCGGCCGGGTGGTGCTGCTCTACCGGAAGCACCCCGAGCGGCCGCGCTTCGAGAAGGGGCCGCCGGTGGCCAGGCGCGCCGAGCCTGCGCCCGCCCCGGCGCGGCCGGCCCGCCCGCGGAAGCCCAGGGGCGCCTTCGGCGGCGGTGACCGCCCGGCGCGCGGCGAGCGTCCTCCTCGCGGCGACCGTCCGTTCCGAGGCGGCCGGCCCGAGCGCGAGGAGCGGCCGGCACGTGGTGGCCGGCCTGAGCGCGGCGAGCGTCCCCCCCGCGGTGACAGGCCCACCCGCGACGAGCGGCCGGCACGCGCCGGCTGGCAGCCTCGCGGCGAGCGCACGGCACGCGCTGGGCGGCCGGCTCGCGAGGAGCGGTCGCCTCGCGTCGGCCGGCCGGCCCGTGAGGAGCGGCCGCCCCGCGCTGGCCGGCCTCCTCGCGGGGAGCGGCCGACCAGGGATGCGCGGCCTGGGCGGCCTGCCCGGCCCGCCGGCGGGCGGCCGCCGAAGCGCACTGGGCGCACGCCGCGGCGGTAG
- a CDS encoding DnaJ domain-containing protein produces MAEPPKTRPTGASTPPPRLERVAPDGGAPSGGAPPAGPPPQRPAAAPPPAPAAPPVAPGARYGLAAPEVTAAAAIAAGLPQEGALDRESGLHLFSLCASTQASGRLTLLPPGKGYRLVFRKGAVEHASSASPDDALPRFLLFRGAVTEAQVAQAEAARDQVGGDVVAALVTLRLVNPGDIARWLQEHGAQLVTRALGAEQGTWRWEPGVAPPPGAFSLGPPWALLGVAVRALDAAAVRRRLGEREQLGTARVGGRIRPEDLRLTPQEARAAAQLDGRRLADVARASSAEATTVLRVALLLAETELLTFVPPREGEAPPAPPPARQAAPVLTPPQPMAAAESAPTTTPTATPTTAPTTTRAAGPALTPPPGATPAVPPPHSRPPVPAAAVPRPAQPPPRPAAPRPAAPARPAAPQAAAALPPQADPVALQALLSRITAKDADLFQVLGVKPDAAAAAVKVAYFQLAKTYHPDTVPAGAPPEVKKLCADVFSRIGEAWGVLGDEARRAKYTEDLRTGAGVDVDIMNILQAENVFQAGTLLVKARRYEEAIVKFSDAMVLNPDEAEFAMWKAWCEFLLAADKKKVHPAAAGLIEAGLKKNPRCSQGYLFLGQMAKLLGDLPLAEKQLKRGLGVAPDHTDMQRELKYLRK; encoded by the coding sequence GTGGCGGAGCCCCCGAAGACCCGGCCGACCGGCGCGTCGACCCCACCGCCCCGGCTGGAGCGCGTCGCCCCGGACGGCGGCGCGCCCTCCGGGGGTGCGCCGCCGGCTGGCCCGCCTCCGCAGCGGCCGGCCGCGGCGCCCCCGCCCGCACCCGCGGCGCCCCCCGTGGCGCCCGGCGCGCGCTACGGGCTGGCCGCGCCGGAGGTCACCGCCGCCGCCGCCATCGCCGCCGGGCTGCCGCAGGAGGGCGCCCTGGACCGGGAGAGCGGCCTGCACCTCTTCTCGCTGTGCGCCTCCACCCAGGCCAGCGGGCGGCTCACCCTGCTGCCGCCCGGGAAGGGCTACCGGCTGGTCTTCCGCAAGGGGGCGGTGGAGCACGCCTCCTCGGCCAGCCCGGACGACGCCCTGCCGCGCTTCCTCCTGTTCCGCGGCGCGGTCACCGAGGCGCAGGTGGCGCAGGCCGAGGCGGCCCGCGACCAGGTGGGCGGCGACGTGGTGGCGGCGCTGGTGACGCTGCGGCTGGTCAACCCGGGCGACATCGCCCGCTGGCTGCAGGAGCACGGCGCCCAGCTGGTGACGCGGGCGCTCGGCGCCGAGCAGGGGACCTGGCGCTGGGAGCCGGGCGTGGCCCCCCCGCCCGGCGCCTTCTCGCTCGGCCCGCCCTGGGCGCTGCTCGGCGTGGCGGTGCGGGCGCTGGACGCCGCCGCGGTGCGCCGCCGGCTCGGCGAGCGCGAGCAGCTCGGGACCGCGCGGGTGGGCGGGCGCATCCGGCCGGAGGACCTGCGGCTGACCCCGCAGGAGGCCCGCGCCGCCGCGCAGCTCGACGGCCGCCGCCTGGCCGACGTGGCGCGCGCCTCCTCGGCCGAGGCCACCACCGTGCTGCGGGTGGCGCTGCTCCTCGCGGAGACCGAGCTCCTGACCTTCGTGCCGCCGCGGGAGGGGGAGGCCCCGCCGGCGCCGCCGCCGGCCCGGCAGGCGGCGCCGGTGCTGACCCCGCCCCAGCCGATGGCTGCCGCGGAATCGGCCCCGACCACGACCCCGACCGCGACCCCGACCACGGCCCCGACCACGACCCGTGCCGCCGGCCCTGCGCTGACCCCGCCGCCTGGCGCCACTCCGGCGGTGCCCCCGCCGCACTCGCGCCCGCCCGTCCCCGCCGCGGCCGTGCCCCGGCCCGCGCAGCCTCCGCCGCGCCCCGCCGCCCCTCGCCCCGCGGCGCCTGCCCGACCGGCCGCGCCCCAGGCCGCGGCCGCGCTGCCGCCCCAGGCCGACCCGGTGGCCCTGCAGGCGCTGCTCTCCCGCATCACGGCCAAGGACGCCGACCTCTTCCAGGTGCTGGGCGTCAAGCCCGACGCGGCGGCGGCGGCGGTCAAGGTGGCCTACTTCCAGCTCGCCAAGACCTACCACCCCGACACCGTGCCGGCCGGCGCGCCGCCCGAGGTGAAGAAGCTCTGCGCCGACGTCTTCTCGCGCATCGGCGAGGCCTGGGGCGTGCTGGGCGACGAGGCCCGCCGCGCCAAGTACACCGAGGATCTCAGGACCGGCGCCGGGGTGGACGTCGACATCATGAACATCCTGCAGGCCGAGAACGTCTTCCAGGCCGGCACGCTCCTGGTGAAGGCCCGCCGCTACGAGGAGGCCATCGTCAAGTTCAGCGACGCCATGGTGCTGAACCCCGACGAGGCCGAGTTCGCGATGTGGAAGGCCTGGTGCGAGTTCCTGCTGGCGGCCGACAAGAAGAAGGTCCACCCTGCGGCGGCCGGCCTCATCGAGGCGGGCCTGAAGAAGAACCCGCGGTGCTCCCAGGGCTACCTGTTCCTCGGCCAGATGGCCAAGCTCCTGGGCGACCTGCCGCTGGCCGAGAAGCAGCTCAAGCGCGGCCTGGGCGTGGCCCCCGACCACACCGACATGCAGCGCGAACTGAAGTACCTGAGGAAGTGA